The proteins below come from a single Panicum hallii strain FIL2 chromosome 7, PHallii_v3.1, whole genome shotgun sequence genomic window:
- the LOC112900127 gene encoding uncharacterized protein LOC112900127 isoform X3 yields MANRKAAIAATILCLCFVRAQCDAAASVGPSPSPEQEQEIQMLRSKVASLELSSLALDDEINRRTEETSQLESVVRERTAQMAALVGELELLQKVNVADDESVMKANTNVDVLEKQIERLGSDLEDQVRKGESLEARATEAEKNWHEFSHKLEHAENINVEQRKKIQDLGGRLQIAQFAQDKLSDLEKEAKLNAEELAKVHGMWLPHWLAARVVRCQEVASAKWQAHGKPVLGPLMQKVAEKSTYAQRLMEPHLQKAQNKWVPIAKKHLTSLRNTTTVYTSAVYRVCRDAIQPCTVKAREFAGHYWQECKAFSQPYISCIVALSEPHLSRANVALEPYMEPVTSGCRSLASLACEYHHQVQNGVEGFLEDTRLLTPLPADKLAWLTASALFALPVLSIYKILSATIRPFLGVLFCSKKNQAKKRQRQQPQEQAQSRQVE; encoded by the exons ATGGCAAATCGCAAAGCTGCAATCGCTGCCACAATCCTCTGCCTCTGCTTTGTTCGAGCGCAGTGCGACGCTGCGGCCTCAGTCGgtccctcgccgtcgccggagcagGAACAGGAAATTCAGATGCTCAGGTCCAAGGTCGCGTCCTTAG AATTAAGTTCTTTGGCTTTAGACGATGAGATAAACAGGAGGACGGAGGAGACCTCGCAGCTGGAGAGTGTTGTCAGGGAGAGGACGGCACAGATGGCAGCACTGGTAGGCGAGCTAGAACTTCTGCAG AAGGTAAATGTGGCTGATGATGAGTCGGTGATGAAGGCAAACACGAATGTTGATGTGCTAGAAAAGCAG ATTGAGAGGTTGGGTAGTGATTTGGAAGACCAGGTTAGGAAAGGAGAATCATTAGAAGCCCGAGCTACTGAAGCAGAAAAAAACTGGCATGAATTTAGCCACAAGTTGGAGCAT GCAGAGAATATTAATGTTGAGCAGAGGAAGAAAATTCAGGACCTCGGTGGCAGACTTCAGATTGCACAG TTTGCTCAGGATAAACTTTCTGATCTGGAAAAGGAAGCAAAACTGAATGCTGAAGAGTTGGCAAAG GTTCATGGTATGTGGCTTCCACATTGGCTTGCAGCACGTGTCGTGCGCTGTCAG GAAGTAGCATCTGCCAAATGGCAGGCCCATGGGAAACCTGTGCTTGGTCCTCTGATGCAAAAG GTTGCTGAGAAATCGACATATGCTCAGCGATTAATGGAGCCACATTTGCAGAAGGCACAAAAT AAATGGGTTCCTATCGCCAAAAAGCATCTCACCTCACTGAGGAATACTACCACGGTATACACATCGGCAGTATACAGAGTTTGCAGAGATGCTATCCAACCATGTACGGTGAAGGCGCGAGAATTTGCTGGACACTATTGGCAG GAATGCAAGGCGTTCTCCCAACCATACATCAGCTGTATCGTCGCCTTGTCTGAACCGCATCTGTCCCGAGCAAATGTGGCTCTCGAACCTTACATGGAGCCTGTAACATCCGGTTGCAGAAGCCTCGCTTCGTTGGCGTGCGAGTACCATCATCAG GTTCAGAACGGGGTCGAGGGCTTCCTCGAGGACACTCGGCTGCTGACACCTCTTCCAGCAGACAAACTGGCGTGGCTGACG GCTTCCGCTTTGTTCGCGCTGCCGGTGCTCTCCATTTACAAGATCTTGTCAGCCACGATCCG TCCGTTCCTCGGTGTGCTGTTCTGCAGTAAGAAAAATCAGGCAAAGAAAAGACAGAGGCAGCAGCCGCAAGAACAAGCGCAGAGTCGACAAGTAGAGTAG
- the LOC112900127 gene encoding uncharacterized protein LOC112900127 isoform X2: MANRKAAIAATILCLCFVRAQCDAAASVGPSPSPEQEQEIQMLRSKVASLVIQWVAGVILLAVHGNRYLIACYLVYWVKELSSLALDDEINRRTEETSQLESVVRERTAQMAALVGELELLQKVNVADDESVMKANTNVDVLEKQIERLGSDLEDQVRKGESLEARATEAEKNWHEFSHKLEHAENINVEQRKKIQDLGGRLQIAQFAQDKLSDLEKEAKLNAEELAKVHGMWLPHWLAARVVRCQEVASAKWQAHGKPVLGPLMQKVAEKSTYAQRLMEPHLQKAQNKWVPIAKKHLTSLRNTTTVYTSAVYRVCRDAIQPCTVKAREFAGHYWQECKAFSQPYISCIVALSEPHLSRANVALEPYMEPVTSGCRSLASLACEYHHQVQNGVEGFLEDTRLLTPLPADKLAWLTASALFALPVLSIYKILSATIRPFLGVLFCSKKNQAKKRQRQQPQEQAQSRQVE; the protein is encoded by the exons ATGGCAAATCGCAAAGCTGCAATCGCTGCCACAATCCTCTGCCTCTGCTTTGTTCGAGCGCAGTGCGACGCTGCGGCCTCAGTCGgtccctcgccgtcgccggagcagGAACAGGAAATTCAGATGCTCAGGTCCAAGGTCGCGTCCTTAG TCATACAATGGGTCGCTGGTGTG ATTCTCTTAGCTGTGCATGGGAACAGGTACCTGATTGCTTGTTATCTTGTTTACTGGGTGAAAGAATTAAGTTCTTTGGCTTTAGACGATGAGATAAACAGGAGGACGGAGGAGACCTCGCAGCTGGAGAGTGTTGTCAGGGAGAGGACGGCACAGATGGCAGCACTGGTAGGCGAGCTAGAACTTCTGCAG AAGGTAAATGTGGCTGATGATGAGTCGGTGATGAAGGCAAACACGAATGTTGATGTGCTAGAAAAGCAG ATTGAGAGGTTGGGTAGTGATTTGGAAGACCAGGTTAGGAAAGGAGAATCATTAGAAGCCCGAGCTACTGAAGCAGAAAAAAACTGGCATGAATTTAGCCACAAGTTGGAGCAT GCAGAGAATATTAATGTTGAGCAGAGGAAGAAAATTCAGGACCTCGGTGGCAGACTTCAGATTGCACAG TTTGCTCAGGATAAACTTTCTGATCTGGAAAAGGAAGCAAAACTGAATGCTGAAGAGTTGGCAAAG GTTCATGGTATGTGGCTTCCACATTGGCTTGCAGCACGTGTCGTGCGCTGTCAG GAAGTAGCATCTGCCAAATGGCAGGCCCATGGGAAACCTGTGCTTGGTCCTCTGATGCAAAAG GTTGCTGAGAAATCGACATATGCTCAGCGATTAATGGAGCCACATTTGCAGAAGGCACAAAAT AAATGGGTTCCTATCGCCAAAAAGCATCTCACCTCACTGAGGAATACTACCACGGTATACACATCGGCAGTATACAGAGTTTGCAGAGATGCTATCCAACCATGTACGGTGAAGGCGCGAGAATTTGCTGGACACTATTGGCAG GAATGCAAGGCGTTCTCCCAACCATACATCAGCTGTATCGTCGCCTTGTCTGAACCGCATCTGTCCCGAGCAAATGTGGCTCTCGAACCTTACATGGAGCCTGTAACATCCGGTTGCAGAAGCCTCGCTTCGTTGGCGTGCGAGTACCATCATCAG GTTCAGAACGGGGTCGAGGGCTTCCTCGAGGACACTCGGCTGCTGACACCTCTTCCAGCAGACAAACTGGCGTGGCTGACG GCTTCCGCTTTGTTCGCGCTGCCGGTGCTCTCCATTTACAAGATCTTGTCAGCCACGATCCG TCCGTTCCTCGGTGTGCTGTTCTGCAGTAAGAAAAATCAGGCAAAGAAAAGACAGAGGCAGCAGCCGCAAGAACAAGCGCAGAGTCGACAAGTAGAGTAG
- the LOC112900127 gene encoding uncharacterized protein LOC112900127 isoform X4 — protein MANRKAAIAATILCLCFVRAQCDAAASVGPSPSPEQEQEIQMLRSKVASLELSSLALDDEINRRTEETSQLESVVRERTAQMAALVGELELLQKVNVADDESVMKANTNVDVLEKQIERLGSDLEDQVRKGESLEARATEAEKNWHEFSHKLEHAENINVEQRKKIQDLGGRLQIAQDKLSDLEKEAKLNAEELAKVHGMWLPHWLAARVVRCQEVASAKWQAHGKPVLGPLMQKVAEKSTYAQRLMEPHLQKAQNKWVPIAKKHLTSLRNTTTVYTSAVYRVCRDAIQPCTVKAREFAGHYWQECKAFSQPYISCIVALSEPHLSRANVALEPYMEPVTSGCRSLASLACEYHHQVQNGVEGFLEDTRLLTPLPADKLAWLTASALFALPVLSIYKILSATIRPFLGVLFCSKKNQAKKRQRQQPQEQAQSRQVE, from the exons ATGGCAAATCGCAAAGCTGCAATCGCTGCCACAATCCTCTGCCTCTGCTTTGTTCGAGCGCAGTGCGACGCTGCGGCCTCAGTCGgtccctcgccgtcgccggagcagGAACAGGAAATTCAGATGCTCAGGTCCAAGGTCGCGTCCTTAG AATTAAGTTCTTTGGCTTTAGACGATGAGATAAACAGGAGGACGGAGGAGACCTCGCAGCTGGAGAGTGTTGTCAGGGAGAGGACGGCACAGATGGCAGCACTGGTAGGCGAGCTAGAACTTCTGCAG AAGGTAAATGTGGCTGATGATGAGTCGGTGATGAAGGCAAACACGAATGTTGATGTGCTAGAAAAGCAG ATTGAGAGGTTGGGTAGTGATTTGGAAGACCAGGTTAGGAAAGGAGAATCATTAGAAGCCCGAGCTACTGAAGCAGAAAAAAACTGGCATGAATTTAGCCACAAGTTGGAGCAT GCAGAGAATATTAATGTTGAGCAGAGGAAGAAAATTCAGGACCTCGGTGGCAGACTTCAGATTGCACAG GATAAACTTTCTGATCTGGAAAAGGAAGCAAAACTGAATGCTGAAGAGTTGGCAAAG GTTCATGGTATGTGGCTTCCACATTGGCTTGCAGCACGTGTCGTGCGCTGTCAG GAAGTAGCATCTGCCAAATGGCAGGCCCATGGGAAACCTGTGCTTGGTCCTCTGATGCAAAAG GTTGCTGAGAAATCGACATATGCTCAGCGATTAATGGAGCCACATTTGCAGAAGGCACAAAAT AAATGGGTTCCTATCGCCAAAAAGCATCTCACCTCACTGAGGAATACTACCACGGTATACACATCGGCAGTATACAGAGTTTGCAGAGATGCTATCCAACCATGTACGGTGAAGGCGCGAGAATTTGCTGGACACTATTGGCAG GAATGCAAGGCGTTCTCCCAACCATACATCAGCTGTATCGTCGCCTTGTCTGAACCGCATCTGTCCCGAGCAAATGTGGCTCTCGAACCTTACATGGAGCCTGTAACATCCGGTTGCAGAAGCCTCGCTTCGTTGGCGTGCGAGTACCATCATCAG GTTCAGAACGGGGTCGAGGGCTTCCTCGAGGACACTCGGCTGCTGACACCTCTTCCAGCAGACAAACTGGCGTGGCTGACG GCTTCCGCTTTGTTCGCGCTGCCGGTGCTCTCCATTTACAAGATCTTGTCAGCCACGATCCG TCCGTTCCTCGGTGTGCTGTTCTGCAGTAAGAAAAATCAGGCAAAGAAAAGACAGAGGCAGCAGCCGCAAGAACAAGCGCAGAGTCGACAAGTAGAGTAG
- the LOC112900127 gene encoding uncharacterized protein LOC112900127 isoform X5: MANRKAAIAATILCLCFVRAQCDAAASVGPSPSPEQEQEIQMLRSKVASLDDEINRRTEETSQLESVVRERTAQMAALVGELELLQKVNVADDESVMKANTNVDVLEKQIERLGSDLEDQVRKGESLEARATEAEKNWHEFSHKLEHAENINVEQRKKIQDLGGRLQIAQFAQDKLSDLEKEAKLNAEELAKVHGMWLPHWLAARVVRCQEVASAKWQAHGKPVLGPLMQKVAEKSTYAQRLMEPHLQKAQNKWVPIAKKHLTSLRNTTTVYTSAVYRVCRDAIQPCTVKAREFAGHYWQECKAFSQPYISCIVALSEPHLSRANVALEPYMEPVTSGCRSLASLACEYHHQVQNGVEGFLEDTRLLTPLPADKLAWLTASALFALPVLSIYKILSATIRPFLGVLFCSKKNQAKKRQRQQPQEQAQSRQVE; this comes from the exons ATGGCAAATCGCAAAGCTGCAATCGCTGCCACAATCCTCTGCCTCTGCTTTGTTCGAGCGCAGTGCGACGCTGCGGCCTCAGTCGgtccctcgccgtcgccggagcagGAACAGGAAATTCAGATGCTCAGGTCCAAGGTCGCGTCCTTAG ACGATGAGATAAACAGGAGGACGGAGGAGACCTCGCAGCTGGAGAGTGTTGTCAGGGAGAGGACGGCACAGATGGCAGCACTGGTAGGCGAGCTAGAACTTCTGCAG AAGGTAAATGTGGCTGATGATGAGTCGGTGATGAAGGCAAACACGAATGTTGATGTGCTAGAAAAGCAG ATTGAGAGGTTGGGTAGTGATTTGGAAGACCAGGTTAGGAAAGGAGAATCATTAGAAGCCCGAGCTACTGAAGCAGAAAAAAACTGGCATGAATTTAGCCACAAGTTGGAGCAT GCAGAGAATATTAATGTTGAGCAGAGGAAGAAAATTCAGGACCTCGGTGGCAGACTTCAGATTGCACAG TTTGCTCAGGATAAACTTTCTGATCTGGAAAAGGAAGCAAAACTGAATGCTGAAGAGTTGGCAAAG GTTCATGGTATGTGGCTTCCACATTGGCTTGCAGCACGTGTCGTGCGCTGTCAG GAAGTAGCATCTGCCAAATGGCAGGCCCATGGGAAACCTGTGCTTGGTCCTCTGATGCAAAAG GTTGCTGAGAAATCGACATATGCTCAGCGATTAATGGAGCCACATTTGCAGAAGGCACAAAAT AAATGGGTTCCTATCGCCAAAAAGCATCTCACCTCACTGAGGAATACTACCACGGTATACACATCGGCAGTATACAGAGTTTGCAGAGATGCTATCCAACCATGTACGGTGAAGGCGCGAGAATTTGCTGGACACTATTGGCAG GAATGCAAGGCGTTCTCCCAACCATACATCAGCTGTATCGTCGCCTTGTCTGAACCGCATCTGTCCCGAGCAAATGTGGCTCTCGAACCTTACATGGAGCCTGTAACATCCGGTTGCAGAAGCCTCGCTTCGTTGGCGTGCGAGTACCATCATCAG GTTCAGAACGGGGTCGAGGGCTTCCTCGAGGACACTCGGCTGCTGACACCTCTTCCAGCAGACAAACTGGCGTGGCTGACG GCTTCCGCTTTGTTCGCGCTGCCGGTGCTCTCCATTTACAAGATCTTGTCAGCCACGATCCG TCCGTTCCTCGGTGTGCTGTTCTGCAGTAAGAAAAATCAGGCAAAGAAAAGACAGAGGCAGCAGCCGCAAGAACAAGCGCAGAGTCGACAAGTAGAGTAG
- the LOC112900127 gene encoding uncharacterized protein LOC112900127 isoform X6: MLRSKVASLDDEINRRTEETSQLESVVRERTAQMAALVGELELLQKVNVADDESVMKANTNVDVLEKQIERLGSDLEDQVRKGESLEARATEAEKNWHEFSHKLEHAENINVEQRKKIQDLGGRLQIAQFAQDKLSDLEKEAKLNAEELAKVHGMWLPHWLAARVVRCQEVASAKWQAHGKPVLGPLMQKVAEKSTYAQRLMEPHLQKAQNKWVPIAKKHLTSLRNTTTVYTSAVYRVCRDAIQPCTVKAREFAGHYWQECKAFSQPYISCIVALSEPHLSRANVALEPYMEPVTSGCRSLASLACEYHHQVQNGVEGFLEDTRLLTPLPADKLAWLTASALFALPVLSIYKILSATIRPFLGVLFCSKKNQAKKRQRQQPQEQAQSRQVE; this comes from the exons ATGCTCAGGTCCAAGGTCGCGTCCTTAG ACGATGAGATAAACAGGAGGACGGAGGAGACCTCGCAGCTGGAGAGTGTTGTCAGGGAGAGGACGGCACAGATGGCAGCACTGGTAGGCGAGCTAGAACTTCTGCAG AAGGTAAATGTGGCTGATGATGAGTCGGTGATGAAGGCAAACACGAATGTTGATGTGCTAGAAAAGCAG ATTGAGAGGTTGGGTAGTGATTTGGAAGACCAGGTTAGGAAAGGAGAATCATTAGAAGCCCGAGCTACTGAAGCAGAAAAAAACTGGCATGAATTTAGCCACAAGTTGGAGCAT GCAGAGAATATTAATGTTGAGCAGAGGAAGAAAATTCAGGACCTCGGTGGCAGACTTCAGATTGCACAG TTTGCTCAGGATAAACTTTCTGATCTGGAAAAGGAAGCAAAACTGAATGCTGAAGAGTTGGCAAAG GTTCATGGTATGTGGCTTCCACATTGGCTTGCAGCACGTGTCGTGCGCTGTCAG GAAGTAGCATCTGCCAAATGGCAGGCCCATGGGAAACCTGTGCTTGGTCCTCTGATGCAAAAG GTTGCTGAGAAATCGACATATGCTCAGCGATTAATGGAGCCACATTTGCAGAAGGCACAAAAT AAATGGGTTCCTATCGCCAAAAAGCATCTCACCTCACTGAGGAATACTACCACGGTATACACATCGGCAGTATACAGAGTTTGCAGAGATGCTATCCAACCATGTACGGTGAAGGCGCGAGAATTTGCTGGACACTATTGGCAG GAATGCAAGGCGTTCTCCCAACCATACATCAGCTGTATCGTCGCCTTGTCTGAACCGCATCTGTCCCGAGCAAATGTGGCTCTCGAACCTTACATGGAGCCTGTAACATCCGGTTGCAGAAGCCTCGCTTCGTTGGCGTGCGAGTACCATCATCAG GTTCAGAACGGGGTCGAGGGCTTCCTCGAGGACACTCGGCTGCTGACACCTCTTCCAGCAGACAAACTGGCGTGGCTGACG GCTTCCGCTTTGTTCGCGCTGCCGGTGCTCTCCATTTACAAGATCTTGTCAGCCACGATCCG TCCGTTCCTCGGTGTGCTGTTCTGCAGTAAGAAAAATCAGGCAAAGAAAAGACAGAGGCAGCAGCCGCAAGAACAAGCGCAGAGTCGACAAGTAGAGTAG
- the LOC112900127 gene encoding uncharacterized protein LOC112900127 isoform X1, translating to MAALVGELELLQKVNVADDESVMKANTNVDVLEKQIERLGSDLEDQVRKGESLEARATEAEKNWHEFSHKLEHAENINVEQRKKIQDLGGRLQIAQFAQDKLSDLEKEAKLNAEELAKVHGMWLPHWLAARVVRCQEVASAKWQAHGKPVLGPLMQKVAEKSTYAQRLMEPHLQKAQNKWVPIAKKHLTSLRNTTTVYTSAVYRVCRDAIQPCTVKAREFAGHYWQECKAFSQPYISCIVALSEPHLSRANVALEPYMEPVTSGCRSLASLACEYHHQVQNGVEGFLEDTRLLTPLPADKLAWLTASALFALPVLSIYKILSATIRPFLGVLFCSKKNQAKKRQRQQPQEQAQSRQVE from the exons ATGGCAGCACTGGTAGGCGAGCTAGAACTTCTGCAG AAGGTAAATGTGGCTGATGATGAGTCGGTGATGAAGGCAAACACGAATGTTGATGTGCTAGAAAAGCAG ATTGAGAGGTTGGGTAGTGATTTGGAAGACCAGGTTAGGAAAGGAGAATCATTAGAAGCCCGAGCTACTGAAGCAGAAAAAAACTGGCATGAATTTAGCCACAAGTTGGAGCAT GCAGAGAATATTAATGTTGAGCAGAGGAAGAAAATTCAGGACCTCGGTGGCAGACTTCAGATTGCACAG TTTGCTCAGGATAAACTTTCTGATCTGGAAAAGGAAGCAAAACTGAATGCTGAAGAGTTGGCAAAG GTTCATGGTATGTGGCTTCCACATTGGCTTGCAGCACGTGTCGTGCGCTGTCAG GAAGTAGCATCTGCCAAATGGCAGGCCCATGGGAAACCTGTGCTTGGTCCTCTGATGCAAAAG GTTGCTGAGAAATCGACATATGCTCAGCGATTAATGGAGCCACATTTGCAGAAGGCACAAAAT AAATGGGTTCCTATCGCCAAAAAGCATCTCACCTCACTGAGGAATACTACCACGGTATACACATCGGCAGTATACAGAGTTTGCAGAGATGCTATCCAACCATGTACGGTGAAGGCGCGAGAATTTGCTGGACACTATTGGCAG GAATGCAAGGCGTTCTCCCAACCATACATCAGCTGTATCGTCGCCTTGTCTGAACCGCATCTGTCCCGAGCAAATGTGGCTCTCGAACCTTACATGGAGCCTGTAACATCCGGTTGCAGAAGCCTCGCTTCGTTGGCGTGCGAGTACCATCATCAG GTTCAGAACGGGGTCGAGGGCTTCCTCGAGGACACTCGGCTGCTGACACCTCTTCCAGCAGACAAACTGGCGTGGCTGACG GCTTCCGCTTTGTTCGCGCTGCCGGTGCTCTCCATTTACAAGATCTTGTCAGCCACGATCCG TCCGTTCCTCGGTGTGCTGTTCTGCAGTAAGAAAAATCAGGCAAAGAAAAGACAGAGGCAGCAGCCGCAAGAACAAGCGCAGAGTCGACAAGTAGAGTAG